A stretch of the Bacillus anthracis str. Vollum genome encodes the following:
- a CDS encoding ABC transporter permease, producing the protein MIRRMLKRDFSQNKMIITILFMFIMLSSLLMASASSNVITLLNSMDQLVKVSNAPHFVQMHAGEVNQKSIDSFVEKNPFVKKQQTAEMVQINGSNIFIKKKNQAEHNSVMDISFVKQNSKFDFLLNLNNEVVDVTKGEIGVPIYYMQKYNLRMGDKIWVIKDNNELEFTISAFVRDVQMNPSIVSSKRFVISNKDFERIKRNFGESEYLIEFQLTDENKINEFENLYKSSNLPQKGPSITYSLFKTLNSLTDGIIAAVLIIISGLLMLIAMLCIRFTIITSMEEDYREIGVMKAIGIHNKDIQKLYIIKYIFISAGGCICGYILSLFVTKIFTSNITLYMGAANKSILHNIVPFIITTLLFLVVILFCRIILRNFRRITAIDALQSRDKLGKRKIRKSFSLKQTKFTNVNIFIGIQDVVKRFKLYRVLSIVLIIAVFMIVVPVNFLYTIQSPNFVNYMGTGKSDIRIDLQQTENIEKRFKGVISYVKNDKEVEKYATFVTSTFKMVNADGTHENLNVEMGDFTTFPLDYIQGRAPKNENEIALSYMNANELKKSVGDYIFLFVDGKEKGLAISGIYQDVTNGGKTAKASFSNNNENILWYVVNVDMKPKVDLQEKVKEYKQNFSSAKITDTNDYVTQTLGETIKQLRLVTQVAILIAILISVLITAMFFKMLLAKDSSQILIMKNIGFSSKDIRIQYITRSIVIVLLGILIGTCIAATFGEMLVSWLGSFMGAAHIKFVVNPIVSYIICPAILFIPVTATTLFSSFTMKQTNDVKPNGE; encoded by the coding sequence ATGATTAGGAGAATGTTAAAAAGAGATTTCTCTCAAAATAAAATGATAATTACCATATTGTTTATGTTTATCATGTTATCAAGTCTTTTAATGGCTAGTGCTTCAAGTAACGTTATTACTCTATTGAACTCAATGGATCAATTGGTTAAAGTATCAAACGCACCGCACTTCGTACAAATGCATGCCGGAGAGGTAAATCAAAAGTCAATTGATTCCTTTGTAGAAAAAAATCCGTTTGTAAAAAAACAGCAAACGGCTGAGATGGTTCAAATAAATGGATCTAACATTTTTATTAAAAAGAAAAATCAAGCAGAACATAATAGTGTAATGGACATTAGTTTCGTGAAACAAAATAGTAAGTTTGATTTTTTATTAAATTTAAATAATGAAGTGGTCGATGTTACGAAAGGGGAAATAGGTGTACCCATTTATTATATGCAAAAATATAATTTGCGTATGGGAGATAAAATATGGGTTATTAAAGATAATAATGAACTAGAATTTACGATTTCAGCATTTGTTCGTGATGTTCAAATGAACCCATCAATCGTTAGTTCAAAACGATTTGTAATAAGCAATAAAGATTTTGAAAGAATAAAAAGAAATTTTGGAGAAAGCGAATATCTTATTGAATTCCAGCTAACAGACGAAAATAAAATAAATGAATTTGAAAATCTATATAAGTCATCGAACTTACCACAAAAAGGTCCCTCTATTACGTATTCACTATTTAAAACACTCAATTCATTAACAGATGGAATAATAGCTGCAGTACTTATCATAATAAGTGGATTATTAATGTTAATTGCAATGTTATGTATTAGATTTACGATCATTACTTCGATGGAAGAAGATTATCGAGAAATTGGTGTTATGAAAGCAATTGGGATTCATAATAAAGATATTCAAAAATTATATATAATAAAATATATTTTTATTTCAGCTGGTGGATGTATATGTGGATATATACTCTCACTATTTGTTACAAAAATCTTCACTTCAAATATCACCCTTTATATGGGGGCGGCAAATAAAAGCATTTTACACAATATTGTGCCATTCATAATTACAACATTGTTATTTTTAGTCGTTATCCTGTTCTGTCGTATCATTTTACGGAATTTTAGAAGAATTACAGCAATAGACGCTTTACAATCAAGAGATAAACTAGGAAAAAGAAAGATTAGAAAATCCTTTTCACTCAAACAAACTAAATTTACAAATGTAAATATATTTATTGGTATACAAGATGTTGTTAAAAGATTTAAGTTATATCGGGTATTAAGTATCGTATTAATAATAGCTGTGTTCATGATTGTTGTACCCGTTAACTTTTTGTATACGATTCAGTCACCGAATTTTGTAAATTATATGGGGACAGGAAAAAGTGATATTCGAATAGATTTACAGCAAACTGAAAATATAGAGAAACGTTTTAAGGGTGTTATTTCATATGTAAAAAATGATAAAGAAGTAGAAAAATATGCAACATTTGTTACGAGTACATTTAAAATGGTAAACGCTGATGGTACACATGAAAACTTAAATGTAGAAATGGGAGACTTCACTACATTTCCATTAGACTATATCCAAGGTAGGGCACCAAAAAATGAAAATGAAATTGCTCTTTCTTATATGAACGCAAATGAATTAAAAAAGAGTGTAGGGGATTATATCTTTTTATTTGTAGATGGGAAAGAGAAAGGACTAGCGATTAGTGGTATATATCAAGATGTAACGAATGGTGGCAAAACAGCTAAAGCTAGTTTTTCTAATAATAATGAAAATATATTATGGTATGTAGTAAATGTAGATATGAAGCCTAAAGTGGACTTGCAAGAAAAAGTAAAGGAGTATAAACAAAATTTTAGTTCTGCAAAAATAACAGATACAAATGATTATGTAACGCAAACTTTAGGAGAAACAATTAAACAATTAAGACTTGTGACGCAAGTGGCTATTTTGATTGCGATATTGATATCAGTTTTAATTACTGCGATGTTTTTTAAAATGTTATTAGCAAAAGATTCTTCGCAAATTTTAATTATGAAAAATATCGGTTTTTCTAGTAAAGATATTCGTATACAGTATATAACACGTTCTATCGTCATTGTATTATTAGGCATTTTGATAGGGACATGTATAGCTGCTACATTTGGTGAAATGTTAGTAAGTTGGTTAGGGTCATTTATGGGAGCAGCTCATATAAAGTTTGTCGTAAATCCTATCGTTTCTTATATAATATGTCCAGCTATTTTATTTATACCTGTGACTGCAACAACACTTTTCAGTAGTTTTACTATGAAGCAAACAAACGATGTAAAGCCAAATGGGGAGTAG
- a CDS encoding aminotransferase class V-fold PLP-dependent enzyme yields MGLIYKVADQVWEFESIHKLNYKTFVEEIPQHEETKDRVRIDRFHEENTYLICLDDDKLVGMVALRGKRPFSLDYKISNLDFYLQEHGENVYEIRLLSVESEYRNGRALLGLIRFLHRYLLLNGYELALISATTRELPLYEQMGFKAFHTLVGTEEAAFQPMYVTPAMFEASSVGGIMTKEYTFLPGPVDIEENVRKAFSTKPISHRSKSFQVTMDNVKKRLLQMTKAKRVQSMLGTGTLANDAIALQLRSLKGKGLVLTNGEFGNRLVGHATRAQLHFDTYKKEMGEPFLYTELEKVMESGNYEWLWFVHHETSTGMLNDLKELNVLTKKYQIKLCVDCISSIGAIPIDLKDIYFASGVSGKAIKSYTGLSFVFHNHIVKINEAVPAYMDIGMYEENESIPYSHSWNLIYALQEALKRFEDETAFVKIKETYDHMEEAITTIGLNLVSPKEHAAPIILTIQLSEGQSSKTIGDELALQGYIVHYESAYLRKNNWIQIACLNHYKERDMKRMLNCLQMYVLQSEVHI; encoded by the coding sequence ATGGGGTTAATTTATAAAGTTGCTGATCAAGTTTGGGAATTTGAAAGTATACATAAATTGAATTATAAAACATTTGTAGAAGAAATTCCGCAACATGAAGAAACGAAAGATCGTGTTCGTATAGATCGTTTTCATGAAGAAAATACATATTTAATTTGTTTAGATGACGATAAGTTAGTAGGTATGGTTGCGTTGCGAGGAAAACGACCATTCTCGTTAGATTATAAAATTTCAAATCTAGATTTTTATTTGCAAGAACATGGAGAAAACGTATATGAAATTCGTTTACTTTCAGTAGAAAGTGAATATCGAAATGGAAGAGCGTTATTAGGTTTAATTCGCTTTTTACATCGTTATTTGCTTCTAAATGGATATGAATTGGCACTCATTTCTGCTACAACACGTGAACTACCTTTATATGAGCAAATGGGATTTAAAGCTTTCCATACGTTAGTTGGTACAGAAGAAGCAGCATTCCAGCCAATGTATGTTACCCCTGCTATGTTTGAAGCGTCGAGTGTTGGGGGAATTATGACGAAAGAGTATACGTTTTTACCCGGCCCAGTAGATATTGAAGAAAATGTTCGAAAGGCATTTTCTACTAAGCCTATTTCACACCGTTCTAAGTCATTTCAAGTGACGATGGATAATGTAAAGAAACGATTACTTCAAATGACAAAAGCAAAACGTGTGCAAAGCATGTTAGGAACAGGGACATTAGCGAATGATGCCATTGCTTTACAGTTACGTTCTTTAAAAGGAAAGGGGCTCGTATTAACAAATGGGGAATTTGGTAATAGATTAGTCGGGCATGCAACACGCGCGCAATTACATTTTGATACGTATAAAAAAGAAATGGGGGAACCATTTCTTTATACAGAATTAGAAAAAGTAATGGAAAGTGGAAATTATGAATGGCTTTGGTTTGTTCACCATGAAACATCAACTGGAATGTTAAATGATTTAAAAGAGTTAAATGTTCTTACTAAGAAGTATCAAATTAAACTATGTGTAGATTGTATCAGTTCCATTGGAGCAATACCGATAGATTTAAAGGATATATATTTTGCAAGCGGTGTTAGTGGAAAAGCGATTAAATCATATACAGGATTATCTTTTGTTTTTCATAACCATATTGTAAAAATAAATGAAGCAGTACCGGCCTATATGGACATTGGCATGTACGAAGAAAATGAAAGTATTCCATATTCTCATTCATGGAATTTAATTTATGCTTTGCAAGAAGCATTGAAGAGATTTGAAGATGAAACAGCATTTGTAAAAATAAAAGAGACATATGATCATATGGAAGAAGCTATTACGACTATAGGATTAAACCTTGTTTCACCTAAAGAACATGCCGCGCCAATTATCCTTACGATTCAATTAAGCGAAGGCCAGTCCTCTAAAACGATAGGTGATGAGTTAGCGTTACAAGGATATATTGTCCATTATGAATCAGCGTATTTACGAAAGAATAATTGGATCCAAATTGCATGCTTAAATCATTACAAAGAACGTGATATGAAGAGGATGCTAAATTGTTTGCAAATGTATGTATTACAAAGTGAGGTTCATATATAA
- a CDS encoding MFS transporter, whose translation MISISIKPSMQDFYLMVSGQIITILGSTLLRFALSLYVLDLTGRADIFAGLYAITSIPFLLAPLGGAIADRFNRRNLMVIFDFINTAIVLSFIVLLFTGSVSILLIGTIMFLLAIVNAMYAPVVMASIPQLVPEKKLEQANGIVNGVQALSNIVAPVLGGILYGIIGLKMLVIISCLAFFLSAILEMFITIPFIKRVQESHIIPTIVKDMKGGFIYVLKQPFILKSMLLAALLNLILTPLFVVGAPIIIRVTMESSHTLYGIGMGLIDFATIIGALSMVFFAKKLQMQTLYYWMILIALLVIPMALSVTPFILNLGYYPPFILFILSSILIAMIMTVVSIYVITVVQKKTPNENLGKVMAIITAVSQCMAPIGQVIYGFMFEKFSMKIYLPILAISFIMILLAVVTKKILSNEGN comes from the coding sequence ATGATATCTATTAGTATAAAACCTTCGATGCAAGATTTTTATTTAATGGTGAGTGGGCAAATTATTACTATTTTGGGTTCAACACTTTTACGTTTTGCTCTGTCATTATATGTGCTAGATTTAACAGGGCGTGCTGATATATTCGCAGGATTATATGCGATAACGAGTATTCCGTTTTTGCTAGCTCCTCTTGGCGGAGCGATAGCAGATCGTTTCAATCGCCGTAATTTAATGGTTATTTTTGATTTCATAAATACTGCGATTGTATTAAGCTTTATAGTTTTGTTATTTACTGGATCTGTATCTATTCTATTGATTGGAACAATTATGTTTTTACTAGCAATCGTTAATGCAATGTACGCACCAGTTGTAATGGCAAGTATTCCGCAATTAGTTCCAGAGAAAAAGTTAGAACAAGCGAACGGTATCGTAAATGGTGTGCAAGCATTATCTAATATAGTTGCCCCTGTATTAGGAGGAATATTGTACGGCATAATTGGTTTGAAAATGCTCGTGATAATCAGTTGTCTTGCTTTCTTTTTATCTGCGATTTTAGAAATGTTTATTACAATACCTTTTATAAAGAGAGTGCAAGAAAGCCATATCATACCGACAATTGTAAAGGATATGAAAGGGGGATTTATATATGTTTTAAAACAACCATTTATTTTGAAATCTATGCTTTTAGCCGCATTACTAAATTTAATACTGACGCCGCTATTTGTTGTTGGTGCTCCAATTATTATACGAGTAACAATGGAAAGTAGCCACACGTTATATGGAATTGGAATGGGATTGATTGATTTTGCTACTATTATAGGTGCATTATCAATGGTTTTTTTTGCGAAAAAGCTACAGATGCAAACATTGTATTATTGGATGATTTTAATAGCTTTATTAGTAATACCAATGGCACTATCAGTTACACCATTTATTCTTAATTTAGGATACTATCCACCATTTATCCTCTTTATACTTTCTTCTATTTTAATTGCAATGATTATGACAGTTGTATCCATCTATGTGATTACTGTAGTCCAAAAGAAAACACCAAATGAAAACTTAGGAAAAGTAATGGCAATTATAACAGCAGTATCCCAATGTATGGCACCGATTGGGCAAGTCATATATGGTTTTATGTTTGAAAAATTCAGCATGAAGATTTATTTACCGATATTAGCTATTAGTTTCATAATGATATTATTAGCGGTTGTGACGAAGAAAATATTATCGAATGAAGGGAACTAG
- a CDS encoding DEAD/DEAH box helicase, producing the protein MVYLKNFLELGISETFNHTLRENGITEATPIQEKAIPVILSGKDIIGQAKTGTGKTLAFVLPILEKIDPESSDVQALIVAPTRELALQITTEIKKMLVQREDINVLAIYGGQDVAQQLRKLKGNTHIVVATPGRLLDHIRRETIDLSNLSTIVLDEADQMLYFGFLYDIEDILDETPGSKQTMLFSATIPKDIKKLAKRYMDEPQMIQVQSEEVTVDTIEQRVIETTDRAKPDALRFVMDRDQPFLAVIFCRTKVRASKLYDNLKGLGYNCAELHGDIPQAKRERVMKSFREAKIQYLIATDVAARGLDVDGVTHVFNYDIPEDVESYIHRIGRTGRAGGSGLAITFVAAKDEKHLEEIEKTLGAPIQREIIEQPKIKRVDENGKPLPKPAPKKSGEYRQRDSREGSRSGSKGRTRNDSRNSSRNENNRSFNKPSNKKGSTKQGQQRRGR; encoded by the coding sequence GTGGTCTATTTGAAAAACTTTTTAGAATTAGGAATTAGTGAAACGTTTAATCATACATTACGTGAAAATGGAATTACAGAAGCAACACCGATTCAAGAGAAAGCAATTCCTGTTATTCTGTCAGGTAAAGATATTATTGGGCAGGCGAAAACAGGAACGGGTAAAACGTTAGCATTCGTGTTACCGATTTTAGAAAAAATCGATCCAGAGTCTAGTGATGTTCAGGCTTTAATTGTTGCACCAACAAGGGAACTAGCACTGCAAATTACAACTGAAATTAAAAAAATGCTTGTTCAAAGAGAAGATATTAATGTTCTAGCGATTTATGGTGGGCAAGATGTAGCGCAACAATTGAGAAAGTTAAAAGGTAATACACATATTGTTGTAGCGACACCAGGACGATTATTAGATCATATACGACGTGAAACAATTGATTTAAGTAATCTGTCAACGATTGTACTAGATGAAGCGGATCAAATGCTTTATTTCGGTTTCTTATATGATATTGAAGATATTTTAGATGAGACACCTGGCAGTAAACAAACGATGTTATTCTCAGCAACGATACCAAAAGATATAAAAAAATTGGCGAAGCGTTATATGGATGAGCCGCAAATGATTCAAGTACAAAGTGAAGAAGTAACGGTAGATACAATTGAGCAGCGTGTCATTGAGACGACAGATCGTGCAAAGCCAGATGCACTTCGTTTTGTTATGGATCGTGATCAGCCATTTTTAGCAGTTATTTTCTGTCGTACAAAGGTTAGAGCGAGTAAGCTTTATGATAATTTAAAAGGACTAGGTTATAATTGTGCTGAACTTCATGGTGATATACCTCAAGCGAAACGTGAAAGAGTTATGAAGAGTTTCCGCGAAGCGAAAATTCAGTACTTAATCGCAACAGATGTAGCAGCTCGTGGACTTGATGTAGATGGTGTAACGCACGTATTTAACTATGATATCCCTGAAGATGTAGAGAGTTATATTCACCGCATTGGCCGAACAGGACGTGCAGGTGGATCAGGTCTTGCAATTACGTTCGTTGCAGCGAAAGATGAAAAACATTTAGAAGAAATTGAAAAAACGCTTGGCGCACCAATACAAAGAGAAATAATCGAACAACCGAAGATAAAACGTGTAGATGAAAATGGAAAACCGCTACCAAAGCCGGCTCCGAAGAAATCAGGCGAATATCGTCAAAGAGATAGCCGTGAAGGTTCAAGAAGTGGTTCTAAAGGTCGCACAAGAAACGATTCAAGAAATAGTTCAAGAAATGAAAACAACCGATCATTTAATAAGCCAAGTAATAAAAAAGGTAGTACAAAGCAAGGCCAGCAAAGACGTGGCCGTTAA
- the plsY gene encoding glycerol-3-phosphate 1-O-acyltransferase PlsY: MINSMQFLYLVASYLFGNILTAYIVTKWRHNVDIRDEGSGNPGARNMGRVYGKGYFVATFLGDAIKGAIVVSIAKYLFEDFTFVMLTLLAVIMGHIYPMLFKGKGGKGISTFIGGLIAFDYLIALTLVAVFIIFYLIFKGFTKPGLITIACLPLCMILYSYSIVTTILSALIIVLILYVNHE; encoded by the coding sequence ATGATTAATAGTATGCAGTTTTTATATTTAGTGGCTTCTTATTTATTTGGAAACATATTGACTGCTTATATAGTAACGAAATGGAGACATAACGTTGATATTCGGGATGAAGGAAGTGGTAATCCTGGTGCAAGAAACATGGGGCGCGTATATGGAAAAGGGTATTTCGTTGCTACATTTTTAGGTGATGCGATCAAAGGGGCAATCGTAGTTTCTATTGCAAAATACCTTTTTGAAGATTTTACATTCGTAATGCTAACATTATTGGCTGTAATAATGGGACATATTTATCCAATGTTATTTAAAGGTAAGGGCGGTAAAGGTATTTCAACATTTATCGGAGGACTAATCGCATTTGATTATTTGATAGCGCTTACCCTCGTTGCGGTTTTCATTATATTTTATTTAATCTTTAAAGGATTTACGAAGCCAGGACTAATTACAATTGCTTGTTTACCACTTTGCATGATTTTGTATTCTTACTCTATTGTTACGACTATTTTAAGTGCACTCATCATTGTACTTATTTTATATGTAAATCACGAATGA
- the exsF gene encoding exosporium protein ExsF — protein MRSSSRKLTNFNCRAQAPSTLPALGFAFNATSPQFATLFTPLLLPSTGPNPNITVPVINDTISTGTGIRIQVAGIYQISYTLTISLDNVPVTPEAARFFLTLNSSTNIIAGSGTAVRSNIIGTGEVDVSSGVILINLNPGDLIQIVPVEVIGTVDIRSAALTVAQIR, from the coding sequence ATGCGATCATCTAGTCGTAAGCTCACAAACTTTAATTGTAGAGCACAAGCCCCCAGTACACTACCAGCTCTCGGTTTTGCTTTTAATGCTACTTCACCTCAATTTGCAACACTATTTACACCACTACTACTACCTAGTACAGGCCCAAATCCAAACATTACTGTCCCTGTAATCAATGATACAATTAGTACAGGAACTGGTATTAGAATTCAAGTAGCTGGTATTTATCAAATCAGTTATACATTAACAATCAGCCTCGATAATGTTCCAGTAACCCCGGAAGCAGCGCGCTTTTTCTTAACACTAAACTCATCAACTAATATTATTGCAGGATCTGGAACCGCAGTCCGTTCTAATATCATTGGCACTGGTGAAGTAGATGTATCCAGCGGTGTCATTCTAATAAACTTAAACCCTGGTGATTTAATTCAAATTGTACCCGTTGAAGTAATTGGTACAGTAGATATTCGTTCTGCCGCTTTAACAGTTGCACAAATTCGTTAA
- the tdcB gene encoding bifunctional threonine ammonia-lyase/L-serine ammonia-lyase TdcB yields the protein MITKKLPLHIDDIKKAQSILDRNARKTPLVKSFYLTSKTGGEIHLKLENMQLTGSFKFRGAFNKMSQLTDQEKERGVIACSAGNHAQGIALSAHLLGIKSKIVMPISAPQAKVDATKGYGSEVVLHGETFDDAKAKCEEIIRETGETYLHPYDDVEVMAGQGTIGLDILDDMWDVDTVIVPIGGGGIISGIAVALKSFNPSIHIIGVQAENVHGMKASYDKGKIIEHYEAPTIADGCAVKIPGNLTFEVVKELVDDIVTVSEKELEVAMKDLLQRGKAVVEGAGALATAALLAGKVDTYIKEKKVVAVISGGNVDLQRISSVCEQFFVANEVE from the coding sequence ATGATAACTAAAAAACTACCATTACATATAGACGATATTAAAAAAGCTCAAAGCATTCTGGATAGAAATGCTCGTAAAACTCCATTAGTAAAATCATTTTATTTGACTAGTAAAACGGGTGGAGAAATTCACTTGAAATTAGAAAACATGCAATTAACAGGTTCGTTTAAATTCCGTGGTGCGTTTAATAAAATGTCACAGCTGACAGATCAAGAAAAAGAAAGAGGAGTAATTGCTTGTTCTGCTGGTAATCATGCGCAAGGAATTGCTTTATCTGCTCATTTACTTGGTATTAAGAGTAAAATTGTTATGCCGATTTCTGCACCGCAGGCGAAAGTTGATGCGACTAAAGGATATGGATCTGAAGTAGTTTTACATGGTGAAACCTTTGATGATGCGAAGGCAAAATGTGAGGAGATTATTAGGGAAACAGGTGAAACATACTTACATCCATATGACGATGTAGAAGTAATGGCAGGTCAAGGTACAATAGGATTAGATATTCTTGATGATATGTGGGATGTTGATACGGTCATTGTACCAATTGGTGGAGGAGGAATTATTTCTGGAATTGCTGTCGCATTAAAATCTTTTAATCCGTCGATTCATATAATTGGTGTGCAAGCAGAAAATGTTCATGGGATGAAGGCATCTTATGACAAAGGCAAAATTATAGAACATTATGAGGCACCTACGATAGCAGATGGTTGCGCGGTAAAAATACCTGGCAATTTAACTTTTGAAGTTGTAAAAGAATTAGTAGATGATATTGTAACGGTATCAGAAAAAGAGCTGGAAGTAGCGATGAAAGACTTATTACAACGCGGGAAAGCTGTTGTAGAAGGTGCAGGCGCATTAGCTACTGCTGCTCTACTTGCAGGGAAAGTGGATACATATATTAAAGAGAAAAAAGTAGTAGCAGTTATATCTGGTGGGAACGTAGACTTACAGCGCATATCGAGTGTTTGTGAACAATTTTTTGTGGCGAATGAAGTGGAATAG
- a CDS encoding ABC transporter ATP-binding protein, protein MKKILEVKQVNKTYSMDGNANYHVLKNIDLEVYEGEFVSVMGPSGSGKSTLLYNISGMDQMSSGSVKIDSKELSCMKEEELAKLRLTEIGFIFQQSNLLRNLNLFDNIILSAYLAKCESKKIVNKRALELMENMGISDIASHYITEASGGQLQRVSICRALINNPNIIFADEPTGALNLKSTEEVMQILLNINRDGTTIMLVTHDVKVAAKTERILFMADGEIVSEIQLGKLRNDDLKAREEKLLNWLAVLGF, encoded by the coding sequence TTGAAAAAAATTTTAGAAGTAAAGCAAGTAAACAAAACATATTCAATGGATGGAAATGCAAATTATCACGTGCTAAAAAATATAGATTTAGAGGTTTATGAGGGAGAATTTGTATCGGTTATGGGGCCTTCTGGTTCTGGGAAATCGACGTTACTATATAATATTAGTGGAATGGATCAAATGTCATCAGGAAGTGTAAAAATTGATAGTAAAGAATTATCATGTATGAAAGAAGAAGAGTTAGCAAAATTACGCCTTACTGAAATAGGATTTATTTTTCAGCAGAGCAACCTTCTTAGAAACTTGAACCTATTTGATAATATCATCTTGTCAGCATATTTAGCGAAATGTGAGAGTAAGAAAATAGTAAATAAACGTGCTCTAGAGCTAATGGAGAATATGGGGATAAGTGATATAGCGTCTCATTATATAACCGAAGCATCTGGGGGGCAATTACAAAGAGTCTCTATTTGTAGAGCGCTCATTAATAATCCAAATATTATTTTTGCAGATGAGCCGACTGGTGCTTTAAATTTAAAATCAACAGAAGAAGTAATGCAAATATTATTAAATATTAATCGTGATGGAACGACCATTATGTTAGTCACTCATGATGTGAAAGTAGCAGCAAAAACAGAAAGAATTCTTTTTATGGCGGACGGAGAAATTGTTAGTGAAATACAGTTAGGTAAGCTTAGGAACGATGATTTAAAAGCGCGAGAAGAGAAGTTGTTAAACTGGTTAGCTGTACTTGGATTTTAA
- a CDS encoding TetR/AcrR family transcriptional regulator, which yields MRIIKEYEERRKEILETAERLFLTKGYTKTTVNDILKEIGIAKGTFYHYFKSKEEVMDEIIMRIIKEDVAKAKVIVSNPNIPVLEKLFRVLMEQSPKSGDIKDKMIEQFHQPNNAEMYQKSLVQSIIHLSPVLTEILEQGIEEGIFSTSYPQETIELLLSSAQVIFDEGLFQWKPEEMMRRVKAYIKMMEVSVGAKEGSFNYMLEVLMKQR from the coding sequence ATGCGAATAATTAAGGAGTATGAGGAACGTAGAAAAGAAATTTTAGAAACGGCAGAACGATTATTTCTTACGAAAGGTTATACGAAAACAACAGTAAATGACATTTTAAAAGAGATAGGGATAGCAAAGGGGACGTTTTATCATTATTTTAAATCGAAAGAAGAAGTAATGGATGAGATTATTATGAGGATTATTAAAGAAGATGTTGCTAAAGCGAAAGTAATCGTCTCTAATCCAAATATACCAGTATTAGAAAAGTTATTTCGAGTTTTAATGGAGCAATCTCCAAAATCAGGTGATATAAAAGATAAAATGATTGAGCAATTTCATCAACCAAATAATGCAGAAATGTATCAAAAAAGTTTAGTGCAATCTATTATTCATTTATCTCCTGTATTAACAGAAATTTTAGAACAAGGAATTGAAGAAGGGATATTTTCGACTTCATATCCACAAGAAACGATTGAACTATTACTATCTTCAGCGCAAGTCATATTTGATGAGGGGTTATTCCAATGGAAGCCGGAAGAAATGATGAGGAGAGTGAAAGCTTATATTAAAATGATGGAAGTATCTGTTGGAGCGAAAGAAGGATCTTTTAATTATATGCTGGAGGTTTTAATGAAACAGAGGTGA
- a CDS encoding MBL fold metallo-hydrolase yields the protein MKIIELPIEFEFNGKKQCIYPSLIILHNELTLVDTGYTNFLPLIENAILKHEYEMKNLKNIIITHYDDDHIGSLYDFKVKYPQVNIISSEIESSYINGDRKSERLVQAEEMLERMPNEEKEFGKWFIQELKNIRHISVDEKVHDGQMILNNECQVVETPGHTSGHISLYFPKLNCVITGDAAVQDNCELEIANPDFCLDIERAEQSLKRIKNLKAVTYYCYHGGKLTV from the coding sequence ATGAAGATAATAGAACTACCAATTGAATTCGAATTTAACGGGAAAAAACAATGTATTTATCCAAGTTTAATTATATTACATAATGAATTAACGTTAGTCGATACAGGATATACAAATTTTTTACCTTTAATTGAAAATGCAATTTTAAAACATGAATATGAGATGAAAAACTTAAAAAATATAATTATTACTCATTATGATGATGATCATATAGGATCTTTATATGATTTCAAAGTGAAATATCCTCAAGTTAATATTATTTCGAGTGAAATTGAATCCAGCTACATTAATGGTGATAGAAAATCAGAGAGATTAGTTCAAGCAGAAGAAATGTTAGAACGTATGCCAAATGAAGAAAAAGAATTTGGTAAATGGTTTATCCAAGAGTTAAAAAATATAAGACATATTTCCGTCGATGAAAAAGTACATGATGGTCAAATGATTTTGAATAATGAATGTCAAGTAGTGGAAACGCCAGGACATACTTCGGGGCATATTTCATTATATTTTCCGAAATTAAATTGTGTAATTACAGGGGATGCGGCCGTTCAAGATAATTGTGAATTAGAAATAGCTAATCCGGATTTTTGTTTAGATATAGAAAGGGCGGAACAGTCTTTAAAGAGGATTAAAAACCTTAAAGCTGTAACGTATTATTGTTATCATGGAGGAAAGCTTACTGTATAA